The Rhodocytophaga rosea genome has a segment encoding these proteins:
- a CDS encoding RNA polymerase sigma-70 factor: MLKTDPSPLSQTIIALKNGDRSAFERVYNSFGPKLYAFTKKLVRNKEDADEIVQEVFLKIWERRHFLDPEQNFDGYLFRIARNLVYNKAKHQVYEVAYSKYLIGNKSVADNDTEESIYYQDLNHIVEEAYTALPPVRKQVFVMSRIEGLSNSEIADRLHTSNSNIENHINKALRDIRLKLKGYKLIHFVILTFFSSF, from the coding sequence ATGCTTAAAACCGATCCTTCTCCACTATCTCAAACTATTATAGCCCTCAAAAATGGTGACAGATCGGCATTTGAGAGGGTGTATAACAGTTTTGGTCCTAAGCTATATGCTTTTACTAAAAAGCTGGTCCGTAATAAAGAGGATGCCGATGAAATTGTGCAGGAGGTATTTTTAAAGATATGGGAACGCAGACATTTCCTGGACCCTGAACAGAATTTTGATGGATATCTTTTCAGAATAGCCAGAAACCTGGTGTATAACAAAGCAAAGCACCAGGTATATGAAGTTGCCTATAGTAAATATCTGATCGGAAATAAATCTGTGGCTGACAATGATACCGAAGAGAGCATCTATTACCAGGATTTAAACCATATAGTTGAGGAGGCTTATACTGCTTTACCTCCAGTTCGGAAACAGGTATTTGTGATGAGTAGGATTGAAGGTTTAAGCAACAGCGAAATTGCCGACAGGCTGCACACCAGCAACAGCAACATTGAAAATCACATCAATAAAGCCCTCCGTGACATCAGACTAAAGTTAAAAGGGTATAAACTTATCCATTTTGTAATTTTAACTTTCTTTAGTTCATTTTAG
- a CDS encoding SusC/RagA family TonB-linked outer membrane protein: MEYNSNYLICWVVRRALCCLLITLTLLPRLVAAGNHSVEQGVNETKITLALKNATLQEFIHEVESKTPFKFTFDERETLNKVLISVKAKNESLDKVLARISASTRLEFKQVNNNIHIRLRELTSPKAEIAPQEQKQQIKADLTVTGKVSDEKGDAVPGVNVLLKGTTTGTATGSEGEYSITVPDGNGTLVFSYIGYVNQEVPINNQSIINVSIVADIKSLEEVVVIGYGSVQRKDLTGSISSVGNEAIKDLALTRVDQALLGKVPGVQVKPSSGEPGAPPQIRIRGIGSISAGAGPLYVVDGFPIASIQSLNPNDIESMDVLKDASATAIYGSRGSNGVIIINTKRGKTGKPSISLDTYYGFQKIAKVPHFMSGIEQAQHYFDGIRNRNIDEGNDVTIPVSQWKIPVPVTLLEVLEGREPTMPGVTLNFRDPLDEVLRVAPQQQHQLTVTGGSENIKYALSGEYLSQDGIILNSNFKRFSARANIDARLSNKLSVKMNLNPSFTDKTNVGGAGADEIGSDGNRGSDIIYNALVIPQYYSLLNPDGSYFPFGDGLDAVVSTQNPLALAREVQRKQRGTGILGNINLEYAIIPDLKLNVMLGANIMNIKGMRFKPLLPAFNNNPATGTDNSSMLLNWLTEYTLNYNKVFGKHSISGLVGFTAQKERFESNFLTSNRYPNNLVPTLSAVSGLITNGSGDISEWSILSYLSRVNYSFNNKYYITASVRTDGSSRFGAANKWGYSLLRL; the protein is encoded by the coding sequence ATGGAATATAATTCTAACTACCTAATCTGTTGGGTAGTCAGAAGGGCTTTGTGTTGCCTTCTGATTACGCTCACCCTATTGCCCAGGCTTGTAGCAGCCGGTAACCATTCTGTAGAACAAGGAGTGAATGAAACCAAGATCACCCTGGCTCTTAAGAACGCTACCCTACAGGAATTTATACATGAAGTTGAATCTAAAACTCCTTTTAAATTTACGTTTGATGAAAGGGAGACCTTGAACAAAGTACTTATTTCTGTTAAAGCAAAGAATGAATCTCTGGATAAAGTACTCGCCCGCATTTCAGCCAGCACCCGCCTGGAATTCAAACAGGTAAACAATAACATTCATATCCGCCTCCGCGAATTAACCAGTCCTAAAGCGGAAATCGCTCCCCAGGAACAAAAGCAGCAAATCAAAGCTGACCTGACTGTTACCGGAAAGGTTTCGGATGAAAAAGGAGATGCAGTACCTGGGGTAAATGTGCTGTTAAAAGGCACCACTACCGGAACTGCTACCGGGTCGGAAGGGGAATATTCTATCACCGTACCTGATGGCAATGGCACCCTGGTATTCTCTTACATTGGCTATGTTAATCAGGAAGTGCCCATAAATAACCAGTCAATTATCAACGTATCGATCGTAGCTGATATTAAGTCTCTGGAAGAAGTGGTAGTGATTGGATATGGTTCGGTACAAAGAAAAGACTTAACAGGCTCTATTTCCTCGGTTGGCAACGAAGCCATAAAAGATCTCGCCCTAACCCGTGTGGACCAGGCCCTGCTGGGAAAGGTGCCGGGCGTACAGGTGAAACCTTCGTCAGGTGAGCCGGGTGCGCCTCCACAAATCAGGATCAGGGGGATAGGCAGTATTTCGGCAGGCGCAGGACCTTTATATGTGGTAGATGGATTTCCGATCGCCAGCATACAATCCCTTAATCCCAATGACATTGAAAGTATGGATGTATTGAAAGATGCATCTGCTACAGCGATATACGGCTCCCGTGGTTCCAATGGCGTAATCATTATCAATACCAAACGGGGAAAAACCGGCAAACCCTCTATTTCTCTGGATACCTATTACGGCTTTCAGAAAATTGCAAAAGTGCCCCATTTCATGAGTGGCATTGAGCAGGCACAACATTACTTTGATGGAATCCGCAACCGGAATATCGATGAAGGAAATGATGTGACCATTCCGGTGAGCCAATGGAAAATACCCGTACCAGTTACCTTATTAGAAGTATTGGAAGGTCGGGAACCTACCATGCCAGGTGTAACCTTAAATTTTAGAGATCCCCTGGATGAAGTATTACGGGTGGCACCTCAACAGCAACATCAGTTAACGGTGACAGGCGGCAGCGAAAATATCAAATATGCCTTGAGTGGAGAATATTTAAGCCAGGATGGAATTATCCTCAACAGCAATTTTAAACGCTTTTCAGCCCGGGCTAATATAGATGCCAGATTGTCTAATAAACTGTCTGTCAAGATGAATTTAAATCCCTCCTTCACCGATAAAACCAATGTGGGCGGTGCAGGTGCCGATGAAATTGGAAGTGATGGCAACAGAGGCTCAGATATCATTTACAACGCCCTGGTTATTCCCCAATATTATTCCCTGCTAAATCCCGATGGCTCTTATTTTCCTTTTGGAGACGGCCTGGATGCAGTGGTATCTACCCAAAATCCTTTGGCCCTTGCCAGAGAAGTACAACGCAAGCAAAGAGGAACCGGCATTCTGGGAAATATCAATTTAGAATACGCCATCATTCCTGATTTGAAGCTCAATGTGATGCTGGGTGCCAATATTATGAACATTAAAGGGATGCGCTTCAAACCGCTTCTCCCGGCTTTTAACAACAATCCGGCTACCGGTACAGATAATTCTTCCATGCTGCTTAACTGGCTCACCGAATACACCCTCAACTACAATAAGGTGTTTGGCAAGCATAGCATTTCCGGATTGGTAGGCTTTACTGCCCAGAAAGAAAGGTTTGAATCCAATTTCCTCACCAGCAACCGGTATCCTAATAATTTAGTGCCTACTCTGAGTGCGGTTAGCGGCCTTATTACCAATGGGTCAGGTGATATCAGCGAATGGTCTATCCTCTCCTACTTATCCAGGGTCAACTATAGTTTCAACAACAAATATTATATCACCGCTTCTGTCCGTACAGATGGTTCTTCCAGGTTTGGTGCAGCCAATAAATGGGGGTATTCCCTTCTGCGGCTTTAG
- a CDS encoding FecR family protein — MDSKLIDKYYKGECSPQEVEQVLEWFKRKEMDAGQLQDMYEFWQEAEEEKTNEEFSQASARLFTNISQKIDAQEKQSLTQHSVPVAAKKRKPAYIKNNQWKVLMKVAASIVLPIGLVWLLAVYFSGTTQPETQLVSVETSPGTRKTIHLADGSTIMLNGGSKVSYQPHFSASKREIRLKGEAFFEVAKDSLRPFIVQTGTLSTQALGTSFNISYREKENAISVALATGIVKIDKGTQQASSQIARLKPGQQLIYNKVNHGYKVKDFDAREVLSWREGILYFKQANLAQVVSKLENWYGLTVELTGKIPGRDKEWHYTGSYQNQSLDNVLEGIAFVKKFSYEKNGNTVKIKFN, encoded by the coding sequence ATGGATAGTAAACTGATAGATAAATATTATAAAGGCGAATGTTCGCCACAAGAAGTCGAGCAGGTGCTAGAGTGGTTTAAGCGCAAGGAGATGGATGCTGGGCAGTTACAGGATATGTACGAGTTCTGGCAGGAGGCTGAAGAAGAAAAGACAAACGAAGAATTTTCGCAGGCATCAGCCCGGCTTTTTACAAACATCAGTCAGAAAATTGATGCACAGGAAAAACAATCTTTAACACAACATTCTGTTCCGGTTGCTGCCAAAAAAAGAAAGCCAGCCTATATAAAGAATAACCAATGGAAAGTACTTATGAAAGTGGCTGCCTCCATTGTATTGCCGATTGGCCTGGTTTGGTTGCTTGCTGTGTATTTTTCTGGTACCACCCAGCCGGAAACTCAGCTGGTTTCTGTAGAAACTTCTCCTGGCACACGTAAAACCATTCATCTGGCCGATGGATCAACCATTATGTTAAATGGCGGAAGCAAAGTATCGTATCAGCCGCATTTTTCTGCTAGTAAAAGAGAGATCAGGTTAAAGGGAGAAGCTTTTTTTGAAGTAGCCAAAGATAGCCTGCGCCCATTTATTGTACAAACCGGCACCTTATCTACGCAGGCCTTAGGAACCTCATTTAATATTTCGTACCGGGAAAAGGAAAATGCGATTTCGGTTGCCCTGGCCACCGGGATAGTTAAAATAGATAAAGGCACACAACAAGCAAGCAGCCAGATCGCCAGATTAAAGCCTGGTCAGCAATTGATCTATAACAAAGTAAATCATGGCTATAAAGTAAAGGATTTTGATGCCAGAGAAGTATTAAGCTGGCGCGAAGGGATTTTATATTTCAAACAAGCCAACCTGGCACAAGTGGTGAGTAAACTGGAAAACTGGTATGGCCTTACGGTTGAATTAACCGGAAAAATTCCTGGCAGAGATAAAGAGTGGCATTATACGGGAAGCTATCAGAACCAGAGCCTGGATAATGTGCTGGAAGGGATCGCTTTTGTAAAGAAATTCTCTTATGAGAAGAATGGTAACACGGTAAAAATTAAGTTTAACTAA
- a CDS encoding TonB-dependent receptor plug domain-containing protein, whose protein sequence is MNTAIANASVGYQFNDKLSAIVSGNYQGRGRDVSYYHPMKDRFYNTPDSLTYLDEKNKAKQRYPHPDRAMDKYGANLFLRFNPTNKIHLSLSSGLQNSEVQNSYNAYFVSTLTTAKSKSGYADLKANIYGLSAQISYLNGKQDPHVGSVGSMYDFSTLDAILEYEIKLTNNLSVKPGANFRKAIYDDTRYWDATKNEGNLSARTQLDTYAGSLRVDYKAFNEKLRLVGGARIDKFTYPDKGFVSYQLAANYKPSERHLIRAVYSRAYRSAFIFDTYLNLVQRAPMTGPGLPEGSYTEAALMGNKNLNMLQSDLLELGYRSKLADNLSFDLEAYYNTTKDYTGIIAGASTFEPGATPSDPIAVKTLVKIENLPLSVRQLGTTISVNYVLNRLQVKPFLTFQKTTLYDYSKYSNTADAFPTASNNGNAAEYNMYSGLGTKMKHQFTPAVFGGAYINYQVSQKLNINVNPYYYSAQTFYHQDNLTFHDNTRGIEHIDPKLLLNATVNYSPVKPISLFVTVKNLLNNSNSEYYRTDRIGSMILVGASLRY, encoded by the coding sequence TTGAACACGGCCATTGCCAATGCTTCGGTAGGTTACCAGTTCAATGATAAGTTAAGCGCTATTGTTTCTGGCAATTACCAGGGGAGAGGCAGGGATGTTTCTTATTATCACCCGATGAAGGACCGCTTTTATAACACGCCTGATTCTCTTACCTATCTGGATGAAAAAAATAAAGCCAAACAACGTTATCCGCACCCAGACCGGGCCATGGATAAGTATGGCGCTAATCTGTTCTTGCGGTTTAATCCTACCAACAAGATTCATTTGAGCTTAAGCAGCGGTTTACAGAATTCAGAAGTGCAAAATTCATACAACGCCTACTTTGTAAGCACCTTAACTACAGCCAAATCAAAATCTGGTTATGCAGATTTAAAAGCAAATATATATGGCCTCTCCGCCCAGATTTCATATCTGAATGGAAAGCAAGATCCTCATGTAGGCTCTGTAGGCAGTATGTATGATTTCAGCACCCTGGATGCAATACTGGAATATGAGATAAAGCTTACGAATAATTTATCTGTGAAACCAGGTGCCAACTTCAGGAAAGCCATTTATGATGATACCCGTTACTGGGATGCTACAAAAAATGAAGGAAATCTAAGCGCCAGAACTCAACTGGATACTTATGCCGGATCGCTGCGGGTAGATTATAAGGCTTTTAATGAAAAACTCCGGTTGGTAGGAGGTGCCCGTATTGATAAATTTACGTATCCTGATAAAGGCTTTGTATCCTATCAGCTGGCAGCGAATTATAAACCCTCTGAACGCCATTTGATCAGAGCTGTATATTCACGGGCCTACCGTTCAGCTTTCATCTTCGATACCTATTTGAATCTGGTTCAACGTGCACCTATGACTGGTCCCGGACTTCCGGAGGGCAGTTATACAGAAGCGGCTCTGATGGGAAACAAGAACCTGAATATGCTGCAGTCTGATTTGTTAGAACTTGGCTATCGCAGTAAACTGGCTGACAATTTATCTTTTGACCTGGAGGCTTATTACAATACGACAAAAGACTATACAGGTATTATTGCCGGCGCTTCTACTTTCGAGCCAGGTGCAACTCCTTCAGATCCAATCGCTGTCAAAACTTTGGTTAAGATCGAAAACCTGCCCTTATCAGTCCGTCAACTGGGTACAACTATATCCGTGAATTATGTACTTAACCGCTTACAGGTAAAGCCTTTCTTAACTTTCCAGAAAACTACGCTGTATGATTATTCAAAATACTCTAATACAGCTGATGCCTTTCCTACCGCTTCCAATAATGGCAATGCAGCAGAATATAATATGTATTCCGGATTAGGCACAAAAATGAAACATCAGTTTACACCTGCTGTATTTGGAGGTGCATATATAAACTATCAGGTGAGCCAGAAGCTGAATATAAATGTGAATCCTTATTATTATTCTGCCCAGACGTTTTATCACCAGGATAATCTCACTTTCCATGATAATACAAGAGGCATTGAACACATAGATCCCAAACTCCTGCTGAATGCAACGGTAAACTATTCACCGGTGAAGCCTATTTCACTGTTTGTAACAGTAAAAAATCTGTTAAATAATAGCAACAGCGAATATTACAGAACAGACAGAATTGGCAGTATGATTCTAGTAGGAGCCAGCCTGCGTTATTAA
- a CDS encoding SusC/RagA family TonB-linked outer membrane protein, whose protein sequence is MNAGIDASFFNNRLSVTVDHFQSRNYDLLLNVNVPDITGFSTALKNIGEVKNSGWEFVVNTVNLRDKFEWNTDFNISTYRNKVVKLGPEGDPIISGGNITMIGQPIGMFFGWLSDGIFMNQAELDQGPIFNPGARDRSRVGDVRFIDVSGPDGAPDGIINSFDKTIMGSPYPDFYYGMTNNFSYKNISLTVGLQGSYGNEILALSRDQVANNRARFRQLTILNNYWKSEEEPGDGNTPRPNDTPTGNFRGTYSQRWMDTGTYLRINNITLSYVFPAPLIQKIKLNSTRIYLNATNPFLITKHVGFNPDISRNSSALNPGNENYDYPLAKSIILGLNIGF, encoded by the coding sequence GTGAACGCCGGGATTGATGCCAGTTTCTTTAACAACCGGCTTTCTGTGACGGTGGATCATTTTCAGTCCCGGAATTATGACCTGTTGCTGAATGTAAACGTTCCCGATATTACCGGCTTTAGCACTGCGCTGAAAAACATTGGTGAGGTTAAAAACAGCGGATGGGAGTTTGTAGTAAATACCGTGAACTTACGGGATAAATTTGAATGGAACACCGACTTTAATATTTCTACCTACCGGAATAAAGTGGTGAAATTAGGCCCTGAAGGCGATCCTATTATTTCGGGAGGCAATATTACCATGATCGGCCAGCCCATCGGGATGTTTTTCGGATGGTTAAGCGATGGAATATTTATGAATCAGGCCGAACTAGACCAGGGACCTATCTTTAATCCTGGCGCACGTGACCGTTCCAGGGTGGGAGATGTCCGGTTTATAGATGTAAGCGGCCCAGATGGTGCGCCTGACGGGATAATCAACAGCTTCGATAAAACCATTATGGGTTCGCCCTATCCGGATTTTTATTATGGCATGACCAATAATTTCTCCTACAAAAACATCTCTTTAACCGTGGGTTTGCAGGGTTCTTATGGAAACGAAATACTGGCTTTGTCCAGAGATCAGGTGGCTAACAACAGAGCCCGTTTCCGGCAACTCACGATTCTGAATAATTACTGGAAATCGGAAGAAGAACCCGGAGATGGAAATACCCCACGGCCAAATGATACGCCTACCGGTAATTTCAGAGGGACGTATAGCCAGCGCTGGATGGATACCGGAACTTATCTCCGGATTAATAATATCACGCTCAGCTATGTATTCCCTGCACCGCTCATTCAGAAGATCAAGCTCAATTCTACCAGGATTTATCTCAATGCAACGAATCCATTTTTGATCACCAAGCATGTGGGCTTTAATCCGGATATTAGCCGGAACAGCAGCGCCCTGAATCCGGGAAATGAGAATTACGACTATCCGCTGGCAAAGAGTATTATTCTTGGCTTAAATATAGGTTTCTGA